Proteins from a genomic interval of Chroococcidiopsis thermalis PCC 7203:
- a CDS encoding AAA family ATPase translates to MLRSLTLKNFRCFQSFTIEPLERINLISGKNNVGKTSLLEAIFISINPIGYDAVLRIEQIRSLASRDRFKTLEEWRNIFYEQELERTININTIEQSNIQRSLKIFMANEMSQMSVPLFQEDETIPFRTNESLMTGFRKYDGLVFEYEYPNGVTRNFLRADGRAQKSYPRFPEGFPFVGIYITTNTRSHREDAERFSNLERVGKQDEIVKALRLLEPRLQRLTLLLVGRGLIVHGDIGMRELVPLTLMGEGMGRLLSIILAIATARGGIVLIDEIENGLHYSVLVDVWRAIADAARRSDVQIFATTHSYECILAAHKAFETSEKYDFRYHRLEQVNNDIQAITYDRETLATSDEMNLEMR, encoded by the coding sequence ATGTTGCGATCGTTGACGCTCAAAAACTTTCGTTGCTTCCAAAGTTTCACTATTGAGCCACTGGAAAGAATAAACTTGATCTCTGGTAAAAATAATGTTGGTAAAACATCTTTATTAGAAGCTATTTTTATTTCTATTAATCCAATTGGTTACGATGCAGTTCTTAGAATTGAGCAGATTCGTAGTCTCGCGTCTCGCGATCGCTTCAAGACGCTTGAAGAGTGGAGAAATATCTTTTACGAGCAAGAGCTTGAAAGAACTATTAATATTAATACGATAGAACAAAGTAATATACAGCGTTCATTAAAAATTTTTATGGCAAATGAAATGAGTCAAATGTCAGTACCGCTTTTTCAAGAAGACGAAACAATTCCTTTTAGAACAAATGAATCACTCATGACAGGTTTTAGGAAGTATGACGGATTAGTATTTGAGTATGAATATCCCAATGGAGTTACTCGAAACTTTTTAAGAGCTGATGGTCGAGCGCAAAAGTCATATCCTAGATTTCCTGAAGGATTTCCCTTTGTAGGTATATATATTACTACTAACACACGCTCTCATAGAGAAGATGCTGAACGTTTCAGCAATTTGGAGCGTGTAGGCAAGCAAGATGAGATCGTAAAAGCCTTACGTCTGCTAGAACCACGATTGCAGCGGCTTACCTTACTACTTGTAGGTAGAGGACTAATTGTTCACGGCGATATTGGTATGCGAGAACTTGTACCGCTAACGCTTATGGGTGAAGGGATGGGACGATTACTTTCTATTATATTAGCTATTGCAACCGCTAGAGGTGGTATTGTTTTAATTGATGAAATTGAAAATGGCTTACATTACTCAGTTTTAGTAGATGTTTGGAGAGCCATAGCTGATGCTGCTAGAAGGTCGGACGTACAAATATTTGCAACAACCCATAGTTATGAATGTATATTAGCTGCTCATAAAGCATTTGAGACTAGCGAGAAATATGATTTTCGTTACCATCGACTTGAGCAGGTTAACAATGATATTCAAGCAATAACTTATGACAGAGAAACTTTAGCAACCTCTGATGAAATGAATTTGGAGATGCGTTAA
- a CDS encoding adenosine-specific kinase, translating into MELKSVAMEIPEGSNIIIGHSHFIKTVEDLYEIVVGISAQAKFGIAFCEASGSCLIRTAGNDKELQDIATKNAQAIAAGHSFVILMKQAYPINFLNAIKQCQEVCNIHCATANPVEVILAETQQGRGILGVVDGFSPKGVENAEDIQARQKFLRQIGYKL; encoded by the coding sequence ATGGAACTCAAATCTGTGGCGATGGAAATTCCTGAAGGTAGCAATATTATCATCGGTCACAGTCACTTTATTAAAACTGTGGAAGACTTATACGAGATTGTCGTCGGGATCTCTGCCCAAGCAAAATTTGGGATCGCTTTCTGTGAGGCTTCTGGTTCCTGTTTGATCCGCACTGCCGGAAATGATAAAGAACTACAAGATATAGCTACTAAGAACGCTCAGGCGATCGCGGCAGGACACAGTTTCGTGATTCTGATGAAACAAGCCTACCCGATTAACTTCCTCAATGCAATCAAACAATGCCAGGAAGTCTGCAATATCCATTGCGCGACAGCAAATCCAGTAGAAGTCATCCTAGCGGAAACTCAACAAGGACGAGGAATCTTGGGTGTTGTAGACGGATTTTCCCCCAAAGGTGTAGAGAACGCTGAGGACATACAAGCACGACAAAAGTTTTTACGCCAAATTGGATATAAGCTTTGA
- a CDS encoding DUF962 domain-containing protein, with translation MSYFQEAKAYFIASHQNPINIFLHHLTVLLAISAVVLLFYDWRWTLVCLVLTQVFAIGGHAFFEKNKPAFVKYRSGIMIPVSISWSFENLFGLRQLWRYFNQVRSQKSEVRSN, from the coding sequence TTGAGTTACTTCCAAGAAGCTAAAGCATATTTCATAGCGAGTCATCAGAACCCGATCAACATATTTTTACATCATTTAACAGTCTTACTGGCGATATCGGCGGTTGTATTGCTGTTCTACGATTGGCGATGGACGCTAGTTTGTCTGGTACTGACACAAGTATTCGCGATCGGCGGACATGCATTTTTTGAGAAGAACAAACCTGCATTTGTCAAGTACCGCAGCGGAATTATGATTCCCGTTTCGATTTCTTGGTCGTTCGAGAATTTATTTGGCTTGCGTCAACTTTGGCGCTATTTCAATCAAGTCAGAAGCCAGAAGTCAGAAGTCAGAAGTAATTGA
- a CDS encoding amidohydrolase family protein, translating to MYQGLPVIDADAHKLENPLVMRDYLEPKYRDRVGMVIDSLGDQRARVVDFNPATGKNDLTRMFPQPQGMGKGGFRNLHPTTTLGATFNRLRIEDMDREGVDVHVIFGTFNLTFSSILDKDLAIALCRAYNDYIAEDCRPYGDRLKPIGVIPLQDVDAAVAEMRRCVNELGMIGVGVAPNMPIPHPKAPQAFPDIRSCKPISHPDFRPILQAAVDLDIALGIHGGPGSYMMGGISDYMETFVLTHIFVQRNQQQHALARMVFDGAFEQFPTLRVGFLEGGCGWLPDLAHSFHEHWEKRIRDFDPKNPYRPSMMDVTKLMLQERKGRDRANIINMTKNLFDLLWNAEHDPAKIDDSSLYEHYDLRHRDPMEYFERGQIFTSFESDDPAPAYLPVAMGEIGKHLTCFSGDYGHWDGVLENCVKDAAGVADYDREHLALLLGGNALELYGDRLRRSLPSYLTEQTAASVS from the coding sequence ATGTATCAAGGTTTACCAGTTATTGATGCAGATGCCCACAAGCTTGAAAATCCCTTAGTCATGCGGGATTATCTAGAGCCAAAGTATCGCGATCGCGTGGGGATGGTAATCGATAGTCTGGGCGATCAGCGGGCGCGGGTAGTCGATTTTAACCCCGCTACAGGCAAAAACGATCTAACGCGGATGTTTCCCCAGCCTCAAGGCATGGGGAAAGGTGGATTTCGTAACTTACACCCAACAACTACTTTGGGCGCAACATTCAACCGCCTGCGGATTGAAGATATGGATCGGGAAGGGGTAGACGTACACGTAATTTTCGGTACGTTCAACCTGACATTTTCTAGCATCTTAGATAAAGACTTAGCGATCGCCCTATGTCGGGCTTATAACGACTATATTGCCGAAGATTGTCGTCCATATGGCGATCGCCTCAAACCAATTGGTGTCATACCTCTACAAGATGTCGATGCGGCTGTCGCCGAAATGCGTCGCTGCGTCAACGAACTAGGAATGATTGGTGTCGGTGTCGCCCCAAATATGCCCATTCCCCACCCAAAAGCACCCCAGGCTTTCCCCGATATCCGCAGTTGTAAGCCAATTAGCCATCCTGACTTCAGACCAATTCTACAAGCAGCAGTAGATTTAGATATTGCACTGGGAATCCACGGTGGTCCAGGTTCTTACATGATGGGCGGAATTTCTGACTACATGGAAACTTTTGTCCTGACTCACATCTTCGTCCAACGCAACCAACAGCAGCACGCTTTGGCGCGGATGGTATTTGATGGGGCATTTGAACAGTTTCCCACCTTGCGGGTTGGCTTTTTAGAAGGCGGTTGTGGCTGGCTACCGGATCTCGCCCATTCTTTCCACGAACATTGGGAAAAACGCATCCGCGATTTCGATCCCAAAAATCCTTATCGTCCTTCGATGATGGATGTTACGAAATTGATGTTGCAAGAACGCAAAGGACGCGATCGCGCTAACATCATCAACATGACCAAGAATCTCTTCGATCTATTGTGGAATGCCGAACACGACCCCGCCAAGATCGATGATTCTAGCCTGTACGAGCATTATGACCTGCGCCATCGCGACCCGATGGAATATTTTGAACGGGGACAAATCTTTACTTCCTTTGAATCCGACGATCCCGCACCCGCCTACTTACCCGTAGCAATGGGTGAGATTGGCAAGCACCTAACTTGCTTCTCTGGAGACTACGGACACTGGGATGGTGTATTGGAAAACTGCGTCAAAGATGCAGCGGGAGTCGCTGATTACGATCGCGAACACTTAGCGTTATTGCTAGGAGGTAATGCCTTAGAGTTATATGGCGATCGTCTGCGTCGTTCTCTCCCTAGCTACCTGACAGAACAGACGGCTGCTAGCGTCAGCTAA
- a CDS encoding B12-binding domain-containing radical SAM protein, whose translation MRVLLLYPLFPKSFWSFDKAIELIGRKVAMPPLGLITVAAILPQEWEFRLVDRSVRSETKADWEWADLVIISGMIVQKPDMLHLIREAKRHGKLVAVGGPYVTSVPEAAKAAGADFLVLDEGEITLPMLVEALARGETSGIIRSNGEKPDVTTTPVPRYDLLDLSAYADMSVQFSRGCPFQCEFCDIIVLYGRKPRTKSPQQLLAELQTLYDLGWRRSIFMVDDNFIGNKRNVKLLLKELGPWMAEKGYPFSFSTEASVDLAQDEELLDLMIAANFNAVFLGIETPDTDSLELTQKFQNTRNSLIESVQKINRVGLRVMAGFIMGFDGEKPGAGDRIIDFVEATAIPQALFSMLQALPNTALWHRLQKEGRLLEGRGVANIHQTTLINFIPTRPVEDIAQEYVRCFWELYEPSRYLARVYRHFRLMKPKSLKKKLRMPGLIEIRAILTICWRQGIKRNTRWQFWRQLFSMLRHNPSVFESYIINCAHLEHFVDYRQIVRDQIESQLAELAALEATMQPQQVA comes from the coding sequence ATGCGAGTTTTACTCCTATATCCTCTTTTTCCCAAATCATTTTGGTCTTTTGATAAAGCGATCGAACTAATTGGTCGTAAAGTGGCAATGCCTCCACTGGGACTAATTACAGTGGCAGCAATTTTGCCTCAAGAGTGGGAATTTCGCCTCGTAGACCGTAGCGTGAGATCTGAAACAAAAGCAGATTGGGAATGGGCAGATTTGGTCATCATCTCAGGGATGATCGTCCAGAAACCAGATATGCTGCATCTAATTAGAGAAGCAAAGCGACATGGAAAATTAGTCGCCGTTGGTGGTCCCTACGTCACCTCCGTACCGGAAGCAGCCAAGGCAGCTGGGGCAGACTTTTTAGTATTAGATGAGGGTGAAATTACCTTACCGATGCTAGTAGAAGCGTTGGCAAGAGGCGAGACTTCTGGTATTATCCGCTCTAACGGTGAAAAGCCCGATGTCACGACCACACCGGTTCCCAGATACGACTTGCTAGATTTAAGTGCCTACGCTGATATGTCAGTGCAATTTTCGCGCGGCTGTCCCTTCCAGTGCGAATTCTGCGACATTATCGTGTTGTACGGACGTAAACCACGTACTAAATCTCCGCAACAATTATTGGCAGAATTGCAAACTCTGTACGATTTAGGCTGGCGGCGATCGATTTTTATGGTGGATGACAATTTCATCGGCAACAAACGCAACGTCAAGCTGTTATTAAAAGAACTCGGTCCTTGGATGGCAGAAAAAGGATATCCTTTTAGCTTTTCTACCGAAGCATCGGTAGATTTAGCCCAAGACGAAGAACTTTTAGATTTGATGATTGCGGCTAACTTTAACGCCGTATTTCTAGGAATTGAAACGCCAGATACTGATAGCTTAGAACTAACACAGAAATTCCAAAACACTCGTAACTCCCTGATTGAATCAGTACAAAAAATCAATCGGGTGGGGCTGAGAGTCATGGCTGGTTTTATTATGGGCTTTGATGGCGAAAAACCTGGAGCAGGCGATCGCATTATCGATTTTGTGGAAGCAACTGCAATTCCTCAAGCTTTATTCAGTATGCTGCAAGCCCTGCCAAATACTGCTTTGTGGCATCGCCTTCAAAAAGAAGGACGTTTACTCGAAGGTAGGGGAGTAGCAAATATTCACCAAACAACCCTGATCAATTTTATTCCTACCCGTCCTGTAGAAGACATTGCCCAAGAGTATGTTAGATGTTTCTGGGAACTGTACGAACCCAGTCGCTACTTAGCTAGAGTTTACCGCCACTTCCGGCTCATGAAACCGAAATCTCTGAAGAAAAAGCTGCGGATGCCAGGTTTGATTGAAATACGCGCCATATTAACTATCTGTTGGCGACAGGGAATTAAGCGAAATACGCGCTGGCAATTTTGGCGGCAATTATTTTCGATGTTGCGGCATAATCCTAGCGTGTTTGAATCATATATCATCAACTGCGCCCACTTGGAACACTTCGTCGATTATCGCCAAATCGTCCGCGATCAAATTGAGTCACAACTAGCAGAACTCGCAGCCTTAGAAGCTACCATGCAACCGCAGCAAGTCGCTTAG
- a CDS encoding rhomboid family intramembrane serine protease, with protein MVPIRDNVPTKIVPYVTYGLVAANILAFIYEADLPPQQLDGFFHLFAVVPRELTASFAGITVNQPVPEWITLITSQFLHGGLLHLGGNMLFLWIFGNNVEDRLGHVKYLIFYLACGVLAALAQWFFSQSSGIPSLGASGAIAGVMGAYILRYPTAEVLTLIPLGFFFPAVRIPAFYFLGFWFLQQAAYGVASLEARTNIGMESGGIAYWAHAGGFLFGAVLGFLFGMLKTEPQDQYSQYS; from the coding sequence ATGGTTCCCATCCGCGATAACGTCCCGACGAAGATCGTTCCCTACGTCACTTATGGACTGGTTGCAGCTAATATTCTCGCCTTTATTTACGAGGCAGATTTGCCACCGCAACAATTAGATGGTTTTTTTCATCTATTTGCTGTCGTTCCTAGAGAGTTAACAGCTAGTTTTGCCGGAATTACTGTAAATCAACCCGTACCAGAGTGGATTACCCTCATCACCTCCCAATTCCTCCACGGAGGATTGTTGCATTTGGGAGGCAATATGTTGTTTCTCTGGATTTTTGGCAACAACGTTGAGGATCGTTTAGGACACGTCAAATATCTAATTTTTTATCTTGCCTGCGGCGTATTGGCAGCACTGGCACAATGGTTCTTTTCTCAATCTTCTGGTATTCCTTCCTTGGGTGCAAGTGGGGCGATCGCCGGAGTGATGGGTGCGTACATTCTCCGCTATCCCACAGCTGAAGTTCTGACTTTAATCCCACTGGGATTTTTCTTTCCCGCCGTCCGCATTCCTGCGTTTTATTTCCTGGGATTCTGGTTTTTGCAACAAGCTGCTTACGGTGTTGCCAGTTTAGAAGCTCGAACTAATATTGGCATGGAAAGCGGCGGTATTGCTTATTGGGCGCACGCAGGCGGTTTTCTGTTTGGTGCTGTTCTCGGCTTCCTGTTTGGAATGCTAAAAACGGAACCGCAAGACCAATATTCACAATACAGTTGA
- a CDS encoding methyltransferase domain-containing protein, whose amino-acid sequence MTNSEYWENRYQVGTARWDIGQAAPPFVSLLNSPQAPKPGKVAVLGCGRGYDALLFAQYGFDVIGIDFAPSAIASATELAQATGSSAKFLERDIFELSAEFPHYFDYVLEHTCFCAIAPSQRLAYVKLVREILQPQGRLIGLFFTHSRSGGPPFGSTPTEIRNHFTPDFEILSLEPVTNSVPERQGEEHLGVFQVTVSNPRLEVGGFRQIT is encoded by the coding sequence ATGACAAATTCAGAATATTGGGAAAACCGCTACCAAGTAGGAACGGCACGCTGGGATATTGGACAAGCCGCACCACCATTTGTCAGTTTATTAAATTCTCCTCAAGCCCCAAAACCTGGTAAAGTTGCAGTTTTGGGTTGCGGTCGCGGTTATGATGCCTTACTATTTGCACAGTATGGATTTGATGTCATTGGAATTGACTTTGCTCCTAGTGCAATCGCCTCAGCAACGGAATTAGCTCAAGCAACGGGTAGTTCGGCAAAATTCTTAGAGCGCGATATCTTTGAATTATCAGCAGAGTTTCCCCATTATTTTGACTATGTATTAGAACATACTTGCTTCTGCGCGATCGCCCCATCTCAGCGCCTAGCCTATGTCAAATTAGTCCGAGAAATATTACAACCTCAAGGACGACTCATCGGTTTATTCTTCACCCATTCTCGCTCAGGTGGACCACCCTTCGGCAGCACTCCAACCGAGATCCGCAACCACTTTACTCCAGACTTTGAAATTCTCTCTCTCGAACCCGTCACAAATTCAGTTCCCGAACGCCAAGGAGAAGAACATTTAGGAGTGTTTCAGGTAACAGTCAGCAACCCCCGACTTGAAGTCGGGGGCTTCAGGCAGATAACCTGA
- the nadD gene encoding nicotinate (nicotinamide) nucleotide adenylyltransferase yields MTNDKIGIFGGTFDPVHWGHLLVAESACSQVGLEQVIWVVNSRPHYKQSTPFQHRWEMVRQAIADRRDWEIAPPSDTFMKTTYASQTLQALQANYPDSRWHWILGLDTFLTLPRWYHRQEIAPACEWLVAPRPLYESESPPIQVLCDRVAQQLATESTYIRWQIIDLPLVGISASLVRQYCRDRRSIRYFVPEAVRIYIGDRQLYT; encoded by the coding sequence ATGACAAATGACAAAATAGGCATTTTCGGCGGTACTTTCGATCCGGTACATTGGGGACACTTGTTGGTTGCTGAGAGTGCTTGCAGTCAAGTTGGATTAGAACAGGTGATCTGGGTAGTCAATTCTCGCCCACACTACAAGCAATCGACACCATTTCAGCATCGGTGGGAAATGGTACGACAGGCGATCGCAGATCGTCGTGATTGGGAAATCGCACCCCCATCGGATACTTTTATGAAAACCACCTATGCCAGCCAAACTTTGCAGGCACTGCAAGCAAATTACCCTGATAGTCGTTGGCACTGGATTTTAGGGTTAGACACGTTTCTCACCTTACCCCGTTGGTATCATCGCCAGGAAATTGCCCCTGCTTGCGAGTGGTTAGTCGCTCCGCGTCCATTATATGAGTCAGAAAGTCCCCCAATTCAGGTATTATGCGATCGGGTAGCACAACAGTTAGCCACTGAATCAACATACATTCGCTGGCAAATTATCGATCTACCTTTAGTAGGAATTTCGGCAAGCTTAGTCAGGCAATACTGCCGCGATCGCCGTTCGATTCGCTACTTTGTCCCTGAAGCAGTGAGAATCTATATTGGCGATCGGCAGTTATATACATAA
- a CDS encoding type I glyceraldehyde-3-phosphate dehydrogenase, whose protein sequence is MIRVAINGFGRIGRNFMRCWLLRDSSDIEIVAINDTSDPKTNAHLLKYDTMLGTLKGIDISADENSIIVKGKTVKCTSDRNPENLPWKDWDIDLIIESTGVFTSREGATKHLNAGAKKVLITAPGKNDDGTFVYGVNHHEYAHETHTIISNASCTTNCLAPIVKVLHEKFGIIKGTMTTTHSYTGDQRLLDASHRDVRRARAAAMNIVPTSTGAAKAVALVLPDLKGKLNGVALRVPTPNVSMVDLVAQVEKPTFAEEVNSTLKEAAEGSLKGILEYSDLPLVSSDYQGHDASSIVDASLTLVMGNDLVKVMAWYDNEWGYSQRVLDLAELVARDWK, encoded by the coding sequence GTGATTAGAGTTGCAATCAATGGTTTTGGGCGGATCGGACGTAACTTCATGCGTTGCTGGCTTCTGAGAGACAGCAGCGATATCGAAATAGTCGCGATCAACGATACTTCCGATCCGAAGACCAACGCTCATCTGCTGAAGTATGACACCATGTTGGGGACTTTAAAAGGCATCGACATCAGCGCAGATGAAAATTCGATTATCGTCAAGGGTAAGACGGTTAAATGCACCTCCGATCGCAATCCAGAGAACTTGCCTTGGAAAGACTGGGATATCGATCTCATTATCGAATCGACAGGTGTATTCACCAGTCGGGAAGGGGCAACCAAACACTTGAACGCTGGTGCAAAGAAGGTGCTGATCACGGCTCCAGGTAAAAATGATGATGGTACGTTTGTCTATGGCGTAAACCATCACGAATACGCGCATGAAACGCACACAATCATAAGCAACGCTAGCTGTACCACGAACTGCTTAGCGCCCATCGTCAAAGTGCTGCACGAAAAATTCGGCATCATCAAAGGCACGATGACCACCACCCACAGCTACACTGGGGATCAAAGATTACTCGATGCCAGCCACCGCGATGTCAGACGGGCAAGAGCCGCGGCTATGAACATCGTTCCTACATCTACTGGTGCTGCTAAAGCAGTGGCTTTGGTACTACCAGACTTGAAAGGTAAGCTGAACGGTGTTGCTTTGCGCGTTCCTACTCCTAACGTCTCAATGGTAGACTTGGTTGCTCAGGTTGAAAAGCCAACCTTTGCTGAAGAAGTCAATTCCACGTTGAAGGAAGCTGCTGAAGGCTCCCTCAAGGGTATTCTAGAATATAGCGATCTACCGCTAGTATCCTCGGATTACCAAGGTCACGATGCTTCTTCCATCGTTGATGCTAGCTTGACGCTTGTTATGGGCAACGACCTAGTTAAAGTCATGGCTTGGTATGACAACGAATGGGGCTACAGCCAACGGGTGTTAGATCTAGCTGAGTTAGTTGCTAGAGATTGGAAATAG